The following proteins are encoded in a genomic region of Fundidesulfovibrio putealis DSM 16056:
- a CDS encoding 4Fe-4S binding protein, protein MSRMITAKTARRAAQYVVAAGCVYAGWQFMRFLEWTINPQAAFVPRPAGIEAFLPIAALMGLKNLILAGAYDPVHPAGLTILLAAMACSFLFRKSFCGFVCPVGLVSDLVGEAGKRLKLGRSVPKLADRLAGAVKYLLLGCFLVSIGVLMDPATTRQFMTSAYNLTADAHLLKLFLHPSNTFLAVLGVLLATGLFFRNAWCRWLCPYGALLGLLGRVGPCSVKRDDDTCDGCGRCRRACPMDIAPGAAARSPQCVACGQCVEACPREYTLSLRFLNRPVSRFTGLVGGVGLFGAVCVSAMALGGWESGLPVAMLRSLYASVMR, encoded by the coding sequence ATGTCCCGGATGATTACGGCCAAGACCGCGCGCCGCGCCGCGCAGTACGTTGTCGCGGCAGGCTGCGTCTATGCGGGCTGGCAGTTCATGCGTTTCCTGGAGTGGACCATAAATCCGCAGGCAGCTTTCGTGCCGCGTCCGGCTGGGATCGAGGCTTTCCTGCCCATAGCGGCCCTCATGGGCCTCAAGAACCTGATCCTTGCCGGAGCCTACGATCCTGTTCATCCTGCCGGGCTGACCATCCTGTTGGCGGCCATGGCCTGCTCCTTTCTGTTTCGCAAGAGCTTCTGCGGGTTCGTGTGCCCGGTGGGCCTGGTGTCGGACCTTGTGGGCGAGGCCGGAAAGCGTCTGAAGCTGGGCCGCAGCGTCCCAAAACTTGCCGACAGGCTGGCAGGCGCGGTCAAATACCTGCTGCTGGGCTGTTTCCTGGTGTCCATCGGAGTGCTCATGGACCCGGCAACCACGCGCCAGTTCATGACCAGCGCCTATAACCTCACTGCCGACGCCCATCTGTTGAAGCTCTTCCTGCATCCCTCCAATACCTTCCTGGCAGTGCTGGGCGTGTTGCTGGCTACGGGCCTGTTCTTCCGCAACGCCTGGTGCCGCTGGCTCTGTCCGTATGGCGCACTATTGGGGCTTCTGGGCCGGGTGGGGCCGTGCTCCGTGAAGCGTGATGACGACACGTGCGACGGCTGCGGGCGCTGCCGACGCGCCTGCCCCATGGACATCGCGCCGGGAGCCGCCGCGCGCTCGCCCCAGTGCGTGGCCTGCGGCCAGTGCGTCGAGGCCTGTCCCAGGGAGTATACCCTCAGCCTGCGGTTTCTGAACCGGCCCGTATCGCGCTTTACGGGGCTGGTGGGCGGGGTGGGGCTGTTCGGGGCCGTGTGCGTCTCGGCCATGGCCCTGGGCGGCTGGGAATCCGGCCTTCCCGTTGCCATGCTGCGCTCGCTCTACGCCTCGGTGATGCGCTGA
- a CDS encoding hemerythrin domain-containing protein, which yields MSTFIDDLKKDHQKLLGTLQEAQELGWGTCAGRIKLLECKALLVAHLNKENTRLYPEMRKCSLDNASTEKTVGDFTSEMESLTKDVVAFIGNADKMALGMDYARELGKIIAIVKRRISREETLLYPLYEKLAKAC from the coding sequence ATGAGCACATTCATAGACGACCTGAAAAAGGACCACCAAAAGCTTCTGGGAACGCTTCAGGAAGCACAGGAGCTGGGCTGGGGCACGTGCGCGGGACGGATCAAGCTTCTTGAGTGCAAGGCGCTGCTCGTCGCGCACCTGAACAAGGAAAACACCAGACTGTATCCTGAAATGAGGAAGTGTTCCCTCGACAACGCATCCACGGAAAAGACCGTCGGCGACTTCACGTCCGAGATGGAGTCGCTCACCAAGGATGTGGTCGCCTTCATCGGCAACGCCGACAAGATGGCCCTGGGCATGGACTACGCGCGCGAGCTCGGCAAGATCATAGCCATAGTCAAGAGGCGCATCAGCCGGGAAGAGACGCTCCTGTATCCCCTGTACGAGAAGCTGGC
- a CDS encoding GNAT family N-acetyltransferase, with protein sequence MPQIEYETAGAEAIDLIAPMWEQLNAYQAVCCKDFGDAFKGRTIDSRKKRWVASGANGLRVRLVKSDGVLVGYCLSFIDDGMNGTLESLFVDDSMRGKGIGLAQAKDSLDWFASKGTKTENLEVTAGNDNARAFYDKLGFRPFKTTMRLKK encoded by the coding sequence ATGCCCCAGATCGAATACGAAACCGCCGGAGCCGAAGCCATTGACCTCATCGCCCCCATGTGGGAGCAGCTGAACGCCTATCAGGCCGTGTGTTGCAAGGATTTCGGCGACGCCTTCAAGGGCCGCACCATCGATTCGCGCAAAAAACGCTGGGTAGCCTCCGGGGCGAACGGGCTGCGGGTGCGGCTGGTGAAGTCGGACGGCGTGCTGGTGGGCTACTGCCTGAGCTTCATCGATGACGGCATGAACGGCACGCTGGAATCGCTCTTCGTGGACGACTCCATGCGCGGCAAAGGCATCGGGCTGGCCCAGGCAAAGGACTCTCTCGATTGGTTCGCATCCAAAGGGACCAAGACCGAGAACCTCGAGGTCACAGCTGGCAACGACAACGCCAGGGCCTTCTACGACAAGCTGGGGTTCAGGCCCTTCAAGACCACGATGCGGCTGAAGAAATAG